A window of the Archocentrus centrarchus isolate MPI-CPG fArcCen1 chromosome 9, fArcCen1, whole genome shotgun sequence genome harbors these coding sequences:
- the neflb gene encoding neurofilament light chain b, which yields MQIHCAVGPATFTDTEQPVSLVMASGGFDPYFPSTYKKRVVVRSGGYGAGGGVGARSAYSTHSVPVTSFASSRRSYPTHTRATSSYHTILSAPVSAAAPELRLDQAAQVSSEFKTLRTQEKAQLQDLNDRFASFIERVHELEQQNKLLETELLLLRQRQTEPSNLRALYEHEIRQLRAAVEEARHEKQAAQDHRDQMENVLTNLQKRYEEEVLGREEAEGRLMDARKTADEAALGQAELEKRVETLLEELAFLKRLCESEIAELQAQIQYSAEVSVEMEVAKPDLSAALRDIRMQYEKLAQRNLQSAEEWFCNKMNVMTVGAAHKTESARSAKDEAGEYRRLLKARTLEIDACREMNQALEYQLQEVEEKQSAEISALQDTICELEEELRANKNDMARYLKDYQDLLNVKMALDIEIAAYRKLLEGEENRLNVAGPTSVTAYSQAMYATPSYGRTQVSLQSLLRSRLYTSSLSTEETISASQAQQAEASPPQEEEEEQVEEEEKVEEEKEEEEGEQEEEGEEEEGTAEKEEGDEEEGEKEEAADAEEAEKDGEEEDEGEGGEDSQPQEGEEEDAEQKEKEGDEEGEKEEETEKEDEVEAGDQNGKTTDKKV from the exons ATGCAGATTCACTGTGCAGTTGGCCCAGCAACATTCACAGACACAGAGCAGCCCGTATCACTAGTCATGGCTTCCGGCGGCTTTGACCCTTACTTTCCTTCTACTTACAAGAAGAGAGTAGTTGTGCGCAGTGGAGGATATGGGGCTGGTGGAGGAGTAGGAGCTAGGTCTGCCTATTCCACCCACTCTGTCCCAGTAACTTCCTTTGCATCTTCACGCAGAAGTTACCCAACACACACCCGGGCTACTTCCAGCTACCACACCATACTTTCTGCgcctgtgtctgcagctgctcctGAGCTACGCCTTGACCAAGCAGCCCAAGTCAGTTCTGAGTTCAAAACATTGAGGACCCAGGAGAAGGCTCAACTGCAGGACCTGAATGACCGCTTTGCAAGCTTCATTGAGAGGGTCCATGAACTTGAGCAGCAGAACAAGTTGCTGGAGACTGAACTCCTGCTGCTCAGGCAGAGGCAGACAGAGCCATCCAACCTTCGGGCTCTGTATGAGCATGAGATCCGCCAGCTCCGTGCAGCTGTAGAAGAGGCCCGTCATGAGAAGCAAGCTGCCCAGGACCACAGGGATCAGATGGAGAATGTGCTCACGAACCTGCAAAAACGATATGAGGAGGAAGTGCTTGGTAGAGAGGAAGCTGAGGGCAGGCTCATGGATGCCAGGAAGACAGCAGATGAAGCTGCACTGGGCCAGGCTGAGCTTGAGAAACGAGTTGAGACCCTGCTGGAGGAGCTGGCCTTCCTGAAGCGTCTCTGTGAGAGTGAGATTGCAGAGCTGCAGGCCCAAATACAGTACAGTGCAGAGGTGTCAGTGGAGATGGAGGTCGCCAAACCAGATCTGTCTGCTGCACTTCGTGACATCCGAATGCAGTACGAGAAGCTGGCACAGCGCAACCTTCAGTCAGCTGAAGAATGGTTCTGCAATAAGATGAATGTCATGACAGTGGGCGCCGCTCACAAAACGGAGAGTGCACGCAGTGCCAAAGATGAAGCTGGAGAGTACCGTCGGTTGCTTAAAGCCAGAACGCTGGAGATTGATGCCTGCCGTGAGATGAACCAAGCTCTGGAATACCAACTACAGGAAGTGGAGGAGAAACAGAGTGCTGAGATCTCTGCGCTGCAG GATACAATATGTGAACTGGAAGAAGAGTTGAGGGCAAACAAGAATGACATGGCTCGCTACTTGAAAGATTACCAGGACCTCCTGAATGTAAAGATGGCACTTGATATTGAAATTGCAGCATACAG AAAGCTCCTTGAAGGGGAAGAGAATCGTTTGAATGTGGCAGGACCAACTTCTGTCACTGCTTACTCCCAAGCCATGTATGCTACTCCATCATATGGAAGAACACAGGTCTCCTTGCAGTCTCTGCTGAGGTCCCGCTTGTATACTTCATCACTATCCACAGAGGAGACAATATCCGCAAGCCaagcacagcaggcagaggcTAGCCCTCctcaagaggaggaagaagagcaggtggaagaggaagagaaagtggaagaagaaaaggaggaagaagagggagagcaggaagaagagggggaagaagaggaggggacAGCAGAGAAGGAAGAAGGAGACGAagaagagggagagaaggaggaagCGGCAGATGCAGAAG AGGCTGAGAAggatggagaagaagaagacgaggGGGAAGGAGGAGAGGACAGCCAACCccaagaaggagaagaagaagatgctgagcagaaagaaaaagagggtgATGAAGAGggtgagaaggaggaagaaaccGAAAAAGAAGATGAGGTGGAGGCTGGAGaccaaaatggaaaaacaacagataaaaaagtttaa